The following coding sequences are from one Candidatus Borkfalkia ceftriaxoniphila window:
- a CDS encoding glycerol-3-phosphate acyltransferase, translating to MNEILFRDVWWIFAVLAVASYFVGCFNFALLISKIKHKDVRKMGSGNPGTMNMSRQFGLKIGAATLFLDMFKGGAMVLVGYFVFRGKVFAGTDFLVSDLARYVCGVCVIVGHIYPVTMKFKGGKGIASTLGMFWFALTCDYWWMFFAALGILVLTLLYIFKSEWGSMGSLFGVSLLTVAQGLIFYFRYAGELNNPYVIAVFMLLAFNCFLTWFAHRKNIVALLAGEEHRTSVRKLSHGKKES from the coding sequence CGTATGGTGGATCTTTGCGGTGCTGGCGGTTGCGTCCTACTTCGTGGGGTGTTTCAATTTCGCGCTGCTGATCTCCAAGATCAAGCATAAGGACGTGCGCAAGATGGGCAGCGGCAACCCGGGCACGATGAATATGAGCCGTCAGTTCGGATTGAAGATCGGCGCGGCGACTCTCTTTCTCGATATGTTCAAGGGCGGCGCGATGGTGCTCGTCGGGTATTTCGTTTTTCGTGGAAAGGTATTCGCGGGCACGGATTTTCTCGTTTCCGATCTTGCCCGCTACGTCTGCGGCGTGTGCGTGATCGTCGGGCATATCTACCCCGTCACCATGAAATTCAAGGGCGGGAAGGGCATCGCTTCCACGCTCGGAATGTTCTGGTTTGCGCTTACCTGCGATTATTGGTGGATGTTTTTCGCGGCGCTCGGTATACTCGTACTCACGCTATTATACATATTCAAAAGCGAATGGGGCTCGATGGGCTCGCTGTTCGGCGTCAGCCTTTTGACCGTGGCGCAGGGACTCATCTTCTATTTCCGCTACGCGGGGGAACTGAACAATCCCTATGTGATCGCGGTATTCATGCTTCTTGCGTTCAACTGTTTTCTCACCTGGTTTGCGCACCGCAAAAATATCGTGGCGCTTTTGGCGGGCGAAGAACACCGCACTTCCGTCAGAAAACTTTCGCACGGGAAGAAGGAAAGTTGA